A stretch of the Corylus avellana chromosome ca6, CavTom2PMs-1.0 genome encodes the following:
- the LOC132184052 gene encoding uncharacterized protein LOC132184052 yields MERVFLTCFPPLCRGKPSSSTNVNIDESVTLFSSLVSDIDTLQTWLLPEGSISLQWCSEATNLLRKMHSQLLLFYQKSEIPSSWDCINILDVYMKETFNLLDLCNSLNSAISRMGRYRLTVDLAVRKFCDDEIPDVAAIKAEIERLETESKKICGVEKRKYKNMFKTAAMAETKSKNRHHHHDSTIRFIYAVKSTIDVMGMLLFSAILYPVSDVGEYEEVYRWFPQLKFFSASLGKLVGCCLKGKDCTRSVLVENMVIEKAVLDIKEEVLKGEEGVDLERLRKSIDLLKRSSSALKESMEMFEAVVKELFAEVENGRDKLLAMVVNGK; encoded by the coding sequence ATGGAAAGGGTGTTTCTTACATGTTTCCCACCTCTATGCAGAGGAAAACCATCTTCTTCCACCAACGTTAATATTGACGAATCCGTCACGTTATTTTCTTCTCTAGTTTCCGACATCGATACGCTTCAAACATGGCTACTGCCTGAAGGTTCCATTTCCCTTCAATGGTGCTCTGAAGCCACTAATCTCCTGAGGAAGATGCACTCCCAGCTGCTTCTCTTTTACCAGAAATCTGAGATACCCAGTTCGTGGGATTGTATAAATATCTTGGATGTTTACATGAAAGAGACCTTCAATCTCCTTGATTTATGCAACTCTCTAAACTCAGCCATTTCTAGGATGGGAAGGTATCGGCTAACAGTTGACCTCGCCGTTAGAAAGTTCTGTGACGACGAGATTCCAGATGTTGCAGCGATCAAAGCTGAGATTGAGAGATTAGAAACTGAGAGCAAGAAAATTTGTGGGGTTGAGAAGAGGAAATATAAGAATATGTTCAAGACCGCCGCCATGGCTGAAACAAAGAGCAAGaatcgtcatcatcatcatgatagCACTATCCGTTTCATCTACGCCGTTAAAAGCACCATTGATGTAATGGGCATGCTTCTTTTTTCTGCAATTCTCTATCCAGTTTCTGATGTTGGAGAGTACGAGGAAGTTTACCGTTGGTTTCCTCAGCTGAAGTTTTTCTCAGCTTCTCTTGGGAAGCTTGTGGGGTGCTGCTTGAAGGGGAAGGATTGTACAAGGTCGGTTTTGGTTGAGAATATGGTTATTGAGAAGGCGGTTTTGGATATTAAAGAGGAGGTTTTGAAGGGGGAAGAAGGTGTGGATCTGGAAAGGCTGAGGAAGAGTATCGATTTGCTGAAGAGAAGCTCTTCGGCTCTCAAAGAGAGCATGGAGATGTTTGAAGCTGTAGTGAAAGAGCTGTTTGCAGAGGTTGAAAATGGAAGGGATAAGTTGCTGGCTATGGTGGTCAATGGAAAGTAG